The DNA region attccaagAATTGAAAACGGAACTGCTGGCAATTTCCACCGACTCGGCTTACACGCATTTAGCTTGGACCAAAGGACCGAGAACTAATATTGAAATCGGCGccattgatattaaattagtgaCAGATTTTTCGAATGAAATTTGTTACGATTATGGTACCTTGTGTGAGAACAGTGGTACCGCTCATCGTGCGTTGTTCATCCTCGACCGTGATTTGATTGTTaggtacattttatttaatgacagaAACGTTAAAAGGAATGTAGAGGAGGTGATAAGAATTTTAGAAGTCTTGCAAAAACATGACAATGAATAAACTTCGAACATATAATagatgatattatttaaaatctatttatcaaaaataaaattaaaatatatttaaagactttacttttataataatatagtaaataagGCTAATAAGAGTATATGAGTAAATCTAAAACATTCtattattctatatatatatatatatatatatatatatatatatatacatacagtgCACATAAATCACACAACAACACAACACAGAACGAATACATTTAtccaaaaaatacaaactatAAATAGAACTTAGTCAATCTAaactaaacataaaatacattataatacaattattgaaATGGACAAGGTGGAATACTTTTAAGATCACCAATGTCCATATTAGCCTTTAatactttttcattctctCTCTGTTTTAGGTCATCTAGTTTCTTCTCAAATGACATTACATTTGCAGGATTTCCACCAAATAACTGCTCTTTAATCAGCTTCATTtccatttgtaaatttttaatacattctgTTTGTTTATCCATGATACTTTTCATATTACTGACTTCCTGTTGATAACTTTTCTCCTGCTGAACCACAAGTCTCAAAGCCCCAATTAACATTTGATTCTCTTGTTTTAATCGGCATATTTCCTCATCCTTGATCTTATCAATTAGTACAAGtgattttttactttctaCAGAAGTGGTCATTGGGTTAACATTAACACTGACTTGAAAAGGTGAACTAGCACCATGCAATTCATTgtctttatttatgtaacagATTTGAAACATATCTGGCCCACTTTTAGGTAACACATTCTCTGCAAATGAAACAAATCAATTGTACATAGTTTCAAATGATGGAACTTACTTTTAAACACAACTTGACAACGTTTGTTGATGACTTTAGTGGGTACCCATTCAAAACATACATAATCTCTAACAGATGACCATCCCAGTTTGAATATCGCAATTCTGTCTCCGTCTTGTGGCACGTAATCTCCAAACTCAAAGTTAACAATCAAGTCTTCATTGCACGAATACTGATCCAAAATACTTGTAAATTCCACCTGAAAATTCACATGAGTCACGCAAAGGAATTTCTAAACATTTAACTTACGTTATGTTTCATGGAGACAAACGAATCAGAATCCATGACTTATATTTGAAGACAAAACGTCtatgacataaaaaatagGACAAATGCTTTAATGTTTACTTGGGAATAACAACAAAGAAATGACACATCACATAACTGACATCTATGTGTGGATATTCGGATCGAGAATTACAGAATTCTGTAAGTCGTTTCcacatgttttatataaatgtaaaacatttGAAGAAAATAGACGATAATCAAATACATT from Aethina tumida isolate Nest 87 chromosome 1, icAetTumi1.1, whole genome shotgun sequence includes:
- the LOC109606306 gene encoding thioredoxin-dependent peroxide reductase, mitochondrial-like, giving the protein MPLIQIMQEAPLFESECVLHDEVTAINLADFKGKYVVLLFYVLDFSPKCTEELALFNDRIKKFQELKTELLAISTDSAYTHLAWTKGPRTNIEIGAIDIKLVTDFSNEICYDYGTLCENSGTAHRALFILDRDLIVRYILFNDRNVKRNVEEVIRILEVLQKHDNE
- the LOC109608954 gene encoding tax1-binding protein 1-like — translated: MDSDSFVSMKHNVEFTSILDQYSCNEDLIVNFEFGDYVPQDGDRIAIFKLGWSSVRDYVCFEWVPTKVINKRCQVVFKKNVLPKSGPDMFQICYINKDNELHGASSPFQVSVNVNPMTTSVESKKSLVLIDKIKDEEICRLKQENQMLIGALRLVVQQEKSYQQEVSNMKSIMDKQTECIKNLQMEMKLIKEQLFGGNPANVMSFEKKLDDLKQRENEKVLKANMDIGDLKSIPPCPFQ